The following proteins are encoded in a genomic region of Iodidimonas sp. SYSU 1G8:
- a CDS encoding cryptochrome/photolyase family protein, with the protein MAGTRTLILVLGDQLTPAISSLAAGDPARDRILMAELHDETTYVRHHKKKIAFLFSAMRHFADELRGLGWRVDYVRLDSPQHRGGFTAQVAHAAGALRPERIAVTQPGEWRVARMMKGWHEQLGVPVDILPDDRFLCSPAAFADWAAGRKQLRMEYFYRDMRRRTGLLMDGDEPAGGRWNFDAENRKPADTDLFMPRPLAVAPDAITREVLALVEGRFGNHFGDLMPFRFAVRRDDAEAAFSAFVDTALARFGDYQDAMLTGEPFLYHAVIAQYLNCGLLDPLRVCRAVEDAYRTGAVPLNAAEGFIRQIIGWREYVRGIYWLRMPGYEHSNALGHTRPLPDFYWTAETEMACVRAAVTQTREHAYAHHIQRLMITGNFALLAGVDPHALHEWYLSVYADAYEWVELPNTAGMSQFADGGLLASKPYAASGAYINRMSDYCRSCRYDVTWRTGPDACPFNALYWNFIARHRELLSRNTRMTPMLRTYDRFSGDERQRIADSAAAFLATL; encoded by the coding sequence ATGGCGGGCACACGCACTCTTATCCTGGTCCTTGGCGACCAGTTGACGCCGGCGATCAGCAGTCTCGCGGCAGGCGATCCGGCCCGGGATCGGATCCTGATGGCGGAGCTGCATGACGAGACCACCTATGTGCGCCATCACAAGAAGAAGATCGCCTTCCTGTTCTCGGCCATGCGCCATTTCGCCGACGAGCTGCGGGGCCTCGGCTGGCGCGTGGATTATGTGAGGCTGGACTCGCCCCAGCATCGCGGCGGCTTCACGGCGCAGGTGGCGCACGCGGCCGGCGCGCTGCGGCCCGAGCGGATCGCCGTCACGCAGCCGGGCGAGTGGCGCGTGGCCCGGATGATGAAGGGCTGGCACGAACAGCTGGGCGTGCCGGTCGACATCCTGCCCGATGACCGCTTCCTGTGTTCGCCCGCCGCCTTCGCGGACTGGGCGGCGGGCCGCAAGCAGCTGCGCATGGAGTATTTCTACCGTGACATGCGCCGCCGCACGGGATTGCTGATGGACGGCGACGAACCGGCAGGCGGACGCTGGAACTTCGATGCCGAAAACCGCAAGCCCGCCGACACCGACCTGTTCATGCCGCGCCCGCTGGCCGTTGCGCCGGACGCGATCACGCGGGAAGTGCTGGCGCTGGTCGAGGGGCGGTTCGGCAACCATTTCGGCGACCTGATGCCCTTCCGCTTCGCGGTCCGCCGCGACGATGCCGAAGCGGCCTTCTCGGCGTTCGTCGACACGGCCCTGGCGCGGTTCGGCGATTACCAGGATGCGATGCTGACGGGCGAGCCGTTCCTCTATCACGCCGTCATCGCGCAATACCTCAATTGCGGGCTGCTCGATCCGCTCCGGGTCTGCCGCGCGGTCGAGGACGCGTACCGGACCGGCGCCGTGCCGCTGAACGCCGCCGAGGGATTCATCCGCCAGATCATCGGCTGGCGCGAATATGTGCGCGGTATCTACTGGCTGCGCATGCCGGGGTACGAGCACAGCAACGCCCTCGGTCATACCCGGCCGCTGCCGGATTTCTACTGGACCGCCGAGACGGAGATGGCCTGTGTCCGGGCGGCCGTGACGCAGACCCGCGAGCACGCCTACGCCCACCACATCCAGCGGCTGATGATCACCGGCAATTTCGCCCTGTTGGCCGGGGTCGATCCGCACGCGCTGCACGAATGGTATCTGAGCGTGTATGCGGATGCCTATGAATGGGTCGAGCTGCCGAACACGGCCGGCATGAGCCAGTTCGCCGATGGGGGACTGCTGGCGTCGAAACCCTATGCGGCCAGCGGCGCCTATATCAACCGCATGTCGGACTACTGCCGGTCCTGCCGCTACGACGTGACGTGGCGGACCGGTCCGGATGCCTGTCCGTTCAACGCGCTCTACTGGAATTTCATCGCGCGGCATCGGGAGCTGCTGAGCCGGAACACGCGCATGACGCCGATGCTGCGCACCTATGACAGGTTTTCCGGCGACGAAAGGCAGCGCATCGCGGACAGCGCCGCCGCCTTTCTGGCCACGCTATGA
- a CDS encoding DUF2256 domain-containing protein: MTKKRYTKSTLPEKPCAACGRPFAWRKKWARDWDAVKTCSERCKGELRRRRKTTAV, translated from the coding sequence ATGACGAAGAAGCGCTACACCAAATCCACGCTGCCGGAGAAGCCATGCGCGGCCTGCGGTCGGCCGTTCGCCTGGCGCAAGAAGTGGGCGCGGGACTGGGACGCGGTGAAGACTTGTTCCGAACGCTGCAAGGGAGAGCTGAGACGGCGGCGGAAGACGACGGCCGTCTAG
- a CDS encoding methylated-DNA--[protein]-cysteine S-methyltransferase → MTACSTIAKTPVGRLTLVAGGKGLRAILWQNDDPGRVKIGPVTEDDHHPVLVETRRQLDEYFAGRRTRFDLALDFIGTDFQKRVWAALLTIPYGETRTYAEIAAALGRPSAARAVGAANGRNPISIVAPCHRVIGTGGALTGFAGGLGAKRFLLDLEGAGAVSVQRVLPL, encoded by the coding sequence ATGACAGCATGCTCCACCATCGCAAAGACGCCTGTCGGTAGACTGACGCTGGTGGCGGGCGGCAAGGGATTGCGCGCCATCCTTTGGCAGAACGACGATCCGGGCCGGGTGAAGATCGGTCCCGTCACCGAGGACGACCATCATCCGGTACTCGTGGAAACGCGGCGGCAGCTCGACGAGTATTTCGCCGGACGGCGGACCCGGTTCGACCTGGCTCTCGATTTCATCGGCACGGACTTCCAGAAGCGGGTCTGGGCAGCGCTGCTGACAATCCCCTATGGCGAGACCAGGACCTATGCGGAGATCGCGGCGGCGCTGGGCAGGCCTTCGGCGGCGCGCGCGGTCGGCGCGGCGAACGGGCGGAACCCCATTTCCATCGTCGCGCCGTGCCACCGCGTCATCGGCACCGGCGGCGCGCTGACCGGGTTTGCCGGCGGACTCGGCGCCAAGCGCTTCCTGCTCGATCTGGAAGGCGCCGGCGCCGTATCCGTGCAACGCGTCCTGCCGCTCTGA
- a CDS encoding FAD-dependent oxidoreductase has product MTQNIIIAGSGFAGVWAALSAARAVALAGKDEAVAITVVSPEPSLHIRPRLYETAFDEMAPDVGPLLAAVGVRHVAGRVEAIDSAARQVTVHGNDGATTTLPYDRFVLATGSGLFMPDIPGLKEHAFNVDQLASARALHAHLTSLASQPDTPARNTIVIAGGGFTGIETAAEMPARLQGILGPDAKVRVVVLERAPAIGWDLGPVPRPIILEAMAECGVEIIAGAGAVGVDAGGVTTSSGEYIPSSTVIWTAGARASALAAQIPGEHDALGRVAADSYLRAPAAPGIFVTGDTALAATDDEGHVASMSCQHALSLGRVAGHNAAAELVGLPLHPYSQPKYVTCLDLGPWGAIFTEGWDRQVKLTREEGKAVKREINTKWIYPPAPDRDAVFAVANPDYVIVA; this is encoded by the coding sequence ATGACACAGAACATTATCATCGCCGGGTCCGGCTTTGCCGGCGTGTGGGCCGCTCTCTCCGCCGCCCGCGCCGTCGCCCTGGCCGGCAAGGACGAGGCCGTCGCCATTACGGTCGTCTCGCCCGAGCCCAGCCTGCACATCCGCCCGCGCCTTTATGAAACCGCCTTCGACGAGATGGCGCCGGATGTGGGGCCGCTGCTGGCCGCCGTCGGCGTCCGGCACGTGGCTGGCCGAGTCGAAGCCATCGACAGCGCGGCGCGGCAAGTAACCGTACACGGCAATGACGGCGCCACCACGACCTTGCCCTATGACCGTTTTGTCCTGGCGACCGGCAGCGGGCTGTTCATGCCTGATATCCCCGGTCTGAAGGAGCATGCGTTCAACGTCGACCAGCTCGCGAGCGCGCGGGCCTTGCACGCGCATCTCACGTCGCTGGCCAGTCAGCCCGACACCCCGGCGCGCAACACGATCGTGATCGCGGGCGGCGGCTTCACCGGTATCGAGACGGCAGCCGAGATGCCGGCGCGGTTGCAAGGCATCCTGGGACCGGACGCGAAAGTGCGTGTCGTGGTTCTGGAACGGGCGCCGGCGATCGGCTGGGATCTGGGACCGGTGCCGCGCCCCATCATCCTTGAGGCGATGGCGGAATGCGGCGTGGAGATCATCGCCGGGGCCGGCGCGGTCGGCGTGGACGCGGGCGGCGTGACGACCTCGAGCGGCGAATACATTCCCTCCAGCACCGTGATCTGGACCGCCGGCGCGCGGGCCAGCGCTCTTGCGGCCCAGATACCGGGCGAGCACGACGCCCTCGGCCGCGTCGCGGCGGATTCCTACCTGCGCGCGCCGGCGGCGCCCGGGATCTTCGTCACCGGCGACACGGCGCTGGCGGCGACGGACGATGAGGGCCATGTCGCGTCCATGTCATGCCAGCACGCGCTCAGCCTGGGGCGGGTGGCCGGACATAATGCCGCCGCCGAGCTTGTCGGCCTGCCCCTGCATCCCTACAGCCAGCCGAAATACGTTACCTGCCTCGATCTCGGCCCTTGGGGCGCGATCTTCACCGAAGGCTGGGACCGGCAGGTGAAGCTGACACGCGAGGAAGGAAAGGCCGTCAAGCGGGAGATCAACACCAAATGGATCTACCCGCCCGCGCCGGACCGCGACGCGGTCTTCGCGGTGGCGAACCCCGACTACGTCATCGTCGCCTGA
- a CDS encoding Rrf2 family transcriptional regulator, whose translation MAHITSSVEYGIHCLLFLVGSGDTPLSSRDLAELQGISPSFLAKIFPKLEKAGIVTASEGVRGGYRLARPAEEITFLQVVDAIEGAKPLFDCQEIRGRCAVFGGQPPGWAMEGTCAIHAAMLQAEKAMRESLGRTTLADVANRFGRKAPPAFFGDVSGWIEGRARSRASPRKSKTADADD comes from the coding sequence ATGGCACATATCACATCAAGCGTCGAATACGGCATCCACTGTCTCCTCTTCCTGGTCGGCTCGGGCGACACGCCGCTGAGCAGCCGGGATCTGGCCGAATTGCAGGGCATCTCGCCCTCCTTCCTGGCCAAGATATTCCCCAAGCTGGAGAAGGCCGGCATCGTCACCGCCAGCGAGGGTGTTCGCGGCGGTTACCGGCTGGCCCGGCCTGCCGAAGAGATCACCTTCCTGCAGGTGGTCGACGCCATCGAGGGCGCCAAGCCCCTCTTCGATTGCCAGGAAATCCGCGGCCGCTGCGCCGTGTTCGGTGGACAGCCGCCGGGCTGGGCCATGGAGGGCACCTGCGCCATCCACGCGGCCATGCTGCAGGCGGAAAAGGCCATGCGGGAATCTCTTGGCCGGACGACCCTCGCCGATGTGGCGAACCGGTTCGGGCGCAAGGCGCCGCCGGCCTTCTTCGGCGACGTATCGGGCTGGATCGAGGGCCGTGCCAGGTCCCGCGCCTCACCCCGGAAATCGAAGACCGCCGACGCGGACGACTGA
- a CDS encoding ABC transporter ATP-binding protein, which translates to MTRKDTKSRAGIMRAVLPFVFAHWARQRGKAIFIGATISAATVTEVFVPMVAGKLIDALAADARGNVLPLFALMAVLGLVMMALRHLAWMGVVSFTLRIMQDVAAEAFRRVQRFSTDWHANSFAGSTVRKISRGMWALDLLNDVLLLALLPSLVVLAGTVVLLGWHWPLLGVVIGVGAVLYVALTVVLATRWVAPAASISNAWDTRIGGVLADAVGSNAVVKAFGAEEREEARLSWHIAKWRRRTRRTWVRGTWSGTIQIGLLWAVRTGLVGSALWLWFAGHATPGEVTYVLTSYFILHGYLVNIGQHVNHLQRSINELEELVAIHREPLGIDDRPDAREIRIEAGEIRFDHVTFRYGGHATPLYTDLCVTIPSGQRVGLVGHSGSGKTTFVKLLQRLYDVTEGRVLIDGQDVRQASQRSLRSQIAIVQQEPILFHRTLLENISYARPGASQADVERAARLANAHDFIARLPRGYATLVGERGVKLSGGERQRVALARAFLADAPVLILDEATSSLDSDSEALIQEAMDRLMKGRTSIIIAHRLSTVRTLDRILVFDHGRIVEDGDHTSLVTQQDGIYRRLFERQSGRLNAHEVLIDA; encoded by the coding sequence ATGACACGTAAAGACACCAAGAGCCGCGCTGGCATCATGCGGGCCGTTCTTCCCTTCGTTTTCGCCCACTGGGCGCGGCAACGCGGCAAGGCGATTTTCATCGGCGCGACCATCTCGGCCGCCACCGTGACCGAAGTCTTCGTGCCCATGGTCGCCGGCAAGCTGATCGACGCGCTGGCGGCCGACGCGCGCGGCAACGTGCTGCCGCTGTTCGCGCTCATGGCGGTGCTCGGGCTCGTCATGATGGCGCTGCGGCATCTGGCGTGGATGGGCGTGGTGTCCTTTACCCTGAGGATCATGCAGGACGTGGCGGCCGAGGCGTTCCGGCGGGTCCAGCGCTTTTCCACGGACTGGCACGCCAACAGCTTCGCCGGCTCGACCGTGCGCAAGATTTCGCGGGGCATGTGGGCACTCGATCTGCTGAACGACGTGCTGCTGCTCGCCCTGCTGCCGTCGCTGGTGGTGCTGGCGGGGACCGTGGTCCTGCTGGGCTGGCACTGGCCGCTGCTGGGCGTGGTCATCGGCGTCGGCGCCGTGCTCTACGTGGCGCTCACCGTCGTGCTGGCGACCCGCTGGGTCGCGCCCGCCGCGTCCATCTCCAACGCCTGGGATACACGGATCGGCGGCGTGCTGGCCGACGCGGTGGGCAGCAACGCCGTCGTCAAGGCGTTCGGCGCCGAGGAGCGTGAAGAGGCGCGTCTGTCGTGGCATATCGCCAAATGGCGGCGCCGCACCCGGCGCACCTGGGTGCGCGGCACATGGTCCGGCACGATTCAGATCGGTCTGCTGTGGGCGGTGCGCACGGGGCTGGTGGGCAGCGCGCTCTGGCTGTGGTTCGCGGGTCACGCCACGCCGGGCGAGGTGACCTATGTGCTGACCAGCTACTTCATCCTGCATGGCTATCTGGTGAATATCGGCCAGCATGTGAACCATCTTCAGCGCTCGATCAACGAGCTGGAGGAGCTGGTCGCCATCCACCGCGAACCGCTGGGCATCGACGACCGGCCCGACGCGCGGGAGATCCGTATCGAGGCCGGAGAGATCCGTTTCGATCACGTCACCTTCCGCTATGGCGGCCACGCGACGCCCCTGTACACCGATCTGTGCGTCACGATCCCGTCCGGTCAGCGGGTCGGGCTGGTCGGCCATTCCGGGTCCGGCAAGACCACCTTCGTGAAGCTGCTCCAGCGGCTCTATGACGTCACCGAGGGCCGGGTGCTGATCGATGGGCAGGACGTGCGGCAGGCGAGCCAGCGCTCGCTGCGGTCGCAGATCGCCATCGTCCAGCAGGAGCCGATCCTGTTCCATCGCACGCTGCTCGAGAACATCTCCTACGCGCGGCCAGGCGCATCCCAGGCCGACGTGGAACGTGCCGCGCGGCTGGCCAACGCCCATGATTTCATCGCCCGGCTGCCGCGCGGGTACGCCACGCTGGTCGGCGAACGCGGCGTCAAGCTGTCCGGCGGCGAGCGGCAGCGGGTGGCGCTGGCTCGGGCATTTCTGGCGGACGCGCCGGTCCTGATCCTGGACGAGGCGACCTCCAGCCTGGATTCTGATTCCGAAGCGCTGATCCAGGAAGCCATGGACCGGCTGATGAAGGGACGCACCTCGATCATCATCGCCCACCGGCTGTCGACCGTGCGCACCCTCGACCGCATCCTGGTGTTCGACCACGGCCGGATCGTGGAAGACGGCGACCATACATCGCTGGTGACCCAGCAGGACGGCATCTACCGCCGGCTGTTCGAGCGCCAATCCGGCCGGCTGAATGCCCATGAGGTGCTGATCGACGCGTGA
- a CDS encoding 2'-5' RNA ligase family protein, whose product MTDRRKGISRHICSCYVLNMPAPVTQLCLAGMDRPARDHLFFALLPDPQAAEAASAVASRIRQENGLSCKPVDPARLHVTLQVLGAYDGVPRGIVAKARDAAARITSTQFAVDFTRACSFGGEAGHSPLVLRAGSSLPTLVKFHTALLGGMAQAGMKARRARFTPHMTLFYGAPVMASETVAAVKWTATDFVLIHSIFGEGRHVRLGRWPLRRVEAAEGMAAAAATSVSPSQNYGSEQSPA is encoded by the coding sequence GTGACCGACCGGCGCAAGGGTATTTCAAGGCACATATGTTCATGTTATGTTCTCAACATGCCTGCGCCCGTCACACAACTCTGCCTGGCCGGAATGGATCGCCCCGCGCGCGACCACCTGTTCTTTGCGCTGTTGCCCGATCCGCAGGCCGCCGAAGCCGCCAGTGCCGTGGCCAGCCGTATCAGGCAAGAGAATGGACTTTCCTGCAAGCCGGTCGATCCGGCGCGCCTTCACGTGACCTTACAGGTCCTCGGTGCGTATGACGGCGTGCCGCGCGGAATCGTGGCCAAGGCCAGGGATGCCGCCGCGCGGATCACCAGCACCCAGTTCGCTGTGGATTTCACGCGGGCCTGCAGCTTCGGGGGCGAGGCGGGGCACAGCCCCTTGGTGCTGCGTGCCGGCAGTTCTCTGCCCACATTGGTCAAGTTCCACACGGCGTTGCTCGGCGGCATGGCGCAGGCTGGAATGAAGGCCCGCCGCGCGCGCTTCACGCCGCACATGACGCTCTTCTATGGCGCGCCGGTGATGGCGTCCGAAACCGTCGCTGCGGTAAAGTGGACCGCGACGGATTTCGTGCTGATCCACAGCATCTTCGGCGAGGGCAGGCATGTCAGGCTGGGACGCTGGCCGCTACGACGCGTGGAGGCCGCGGAGGGCATGGCGGCGGCCGCCGCTACAAGCGTTTCTCCATCGCAAAATTATGGATCGGAACAGAGTCCAGCGTGA
- a CDS encoding GNAT family N-acetyltransferase, with amino-acid sequence MRLRRYAPADAPALSSVYVRSVLGLGPRDYRPDQVSAWAGRAPGPDAMAARLGDGRVVIVALGEEDQRVGFCDLEPDGHIDLLYCVPEVAGTRVAAALLERIETEARAQGIARLYTEASEAARRLLLRHGFTELARRDFTLDSVPIHNFAMEKRL; translated from the coding sequence ATGCGTCTGCGGCGTTATGCGCCGGCCGATGCGCCTGCCCTCTCCAGCGTGTATGTGAGATCAGTCCTCGGCCTCGGTCCGCGTGACTACAGGCCGGATCAGGTCAGCGCGTGGGCGGGGCGCGCGCCAGGTCCTGATGCCATGGCGGCCCGTCTGGGCGACGGCCGTGTCGTGATCGTCGCCCTCGGCGAGGAGGATCAGCGCGTGGGATTTTGCGACCTTGAGCCCGATGGCCATATCGACCTGCTCTATTGCGTGCCCGAGGTGGCAGGCACCCGCGTTGCTGCCGCGCTTCTTGAGCGGATCGAGACGGAAGCGCGGGCCCAAGGGATCGCGAGGCTGTACACGGAGGCGAGCGAAGCCGCTCGTCGGCTGCTTCTGCGGCACGGCTTCACCGAACTCGCGCGCCGTGACTTCACGCTGGACTCTGTTCCGATCCATAATTTTGCGATGGAGAAACGCTTGTAG
- a CDS encoding DUF4126 domain-containing protein, which produces MTLYLLAFLIGVVAGLRTMTAPAAVSWAAHLGWLPLAGMPLAFLGSGITAWVLIIMAIGELVVDQLPGTPSRKVPMQFGARLLSGGLAGAAIGAAGGIMALGVVIGVLGAVAGTLGGAAARARMARSFGRDRPAALIEDAVAIGGAVLIVLAIP; this is translated from the coding sequence ATGACCCTCTATCTCCTCGCCTTCCTGATCGGCGTCGTGGCCGGCCTGCGTACCATGACGGCGCCGGCCGCGGTGAGTTGGGCCGCCCATCTGGGATGGTTGCCGCTTGCGGGCATGCCCCTCGCCTTTCTTGGCTCCGGCATTACCGCCTGGGTGCTCATCATCATGGCGATTGGCGAACTTGTGGTGGACCAGTTGCCCGGTACACCAAGCCGCAAGGTGCCGATGCAGTTCGGCGCCCGGCTGTTGAGCGGCGGTCTGGCGGGCGCGGCGATCGGTGCCGCGGGCGGCATAATGGCTTTGGGGGTGGTCATCGGTGTTCTGGGGGCGGTTGCGGGAACCCTGGGCGGCGCGGCGGCCCGGGCGCGCATGGCGCGGTCATTCGGCCGCGACCGGCCCGCCGCCCTGATCGAGGACGCGGTCGCCATCGGCGGCGCCGTCCTCATCGTCCTTGCGATCCCCTGA
- a CDS encoding M48 family metalloprotease: MADDNTVKMRGDTGSAAWNSGDTVRRIIHQSCCGRKARAMTDLDPSAALLGPLSYHQAIVAYLRTEEPEIWSWATSARVWDDEAAETRALLLRDTYRLDPESHSEVHTACRAAMKTLDIQAPLTLYQAGDGAMNAALWYIPGEVHLVFFGPVLEKLSPTELLALLGHELAHYRLWSLEDGAFHAASRVLDHALDYPGAAASHHETARLFRLNTELYADRGGALAAGSIAPAIGALVKIMTGLGTVDTDAYLRQAMELDGAEAGTSGISHPETYIRAQALEKWWRGEARLDEWIDRRVAGPLSLSQLDLPRQKELTALTRGFLSRLLSDPALRPEAAVIQAKRYFPDWGEEEPGIEPAILKSDRLDRSVRDYLIAVIFDLAMADPDLKGEMLAAGARAAHGFDGLDLYRAALKRDLGMSKPAIDKLLTRAGKGGG, from the coding sequence GTGGCCGATGACAACACTGTAAAAATGCGTGGCGATACCGGGTCGGCAGCATGGAATTCCGGTGATACTGTGCGACGAATAATCCACCAATCATGCTGCGGTCGAAAAGCACGCGCGATGACAGACCTGGATCCCTCAGCCGCGCTGCTCGGGCCACTTTCCTACCATCAAGCCATCGTCGCGTATCTGCGGACCGAGGAACCAGAAATCTGGTCGTGGGCGACTTCGGCCCGGGTATGGGACGATGAAGCGGCGGAAACGCGGGCTCTCCTGCTGCGCGACACCTATCGCCTCGACCCGGAATCACATTCCGAGGTGCATACCGCATGCCGAGCGGCCATGAAGACGTTGGACATCCAGGCGCCGCTCACCCTCTATCAGGCTGGCGATGGCGCCATGAATGCCGCGCTCTGGTATATTCCGGGCGAGGTTCACCTGGTGTTCTTCGGCCCGGTACTGGAAAAGCTGTCCCCGACGGAACTGCTGGCCCTTCTGGGGCACGAGTTGGCGCACTACCGGCTCTGGTCGTTGGAGGACGGGGCATTCCACGCGGCAAGCCGGGTTCTCGATCATGCGCTCGACTATCCCGGCGCCGCCGCCAGTCACCATGAGACCGCGCGGTTGTTCCGGTTGAACACGGAACTTTATGCCGATCGTGGCGGTGCCTTGGCGGCAGGCAGCATCGCTCCGGCCATTGGCGCATTGGTCAAGATCATGACGGGTCTCGGCACCGTCGACACGGACGCTTACCTCCGGCAGGCGATGGAACTGGACGGGGCCGAAGCAGGGACGTCGGGGATATCGCATCCCGAAACTTATATCCGCGCGCAGGCCTTGGAAAAATGGTGGCGCGGCGAAGCGCGGCTTGACGAGTGGATCGACCGGCGGGTCGCCGGGCCGCTGTCTCTCTCACAGCTCGATCTGCCGCGTCAGAAAGAACTGACGGCATTGACGCGTGGCTTTCTTTCGCGGCTGCTCTCCGACCCTGCCTTGCGGCCCGAAGCGGCGGTTATCCAGGCAAAGCGGTATTTCCCCGACTGGGGGGAGGAGGAGCCCGGCATCGAGCCCGCAATTCTGAAGTCCGACAGGCTGGACAGGTCGGTTCGCGACTATCTTATCGCCGTCATTTTCGACCTCGCCATGGCGGACCCGGATCTGAAGGGCGAAATGCTAGCAGCCGGCGCACGGGCGGCACACGGCTTCGATGGACTGGACCTTTACCGCGCGGCGCTGAAGCGCGATCTGGGGATGTCCAAGCCTGCCATAGACAAGCTGCTGACGCGCGCCGGGAAGGGCGGCGGATGA